Proteins found in one bacterium genomic segment:
- a CDS encoding VWA domain-containing protein — MTFLWPLALLLYLLIPALVAWYVWLLRRPSRVRVRYSSLDLVVQAAAAGKPWRRHVPAALYLLTLCAVIFTLARPMAPVPVPDNRTVVMLSVDVSRSMMATDVVPTRIEAAKKAAVEFVRALPRGTKVGLVSFSSYATLVTPPTDDHDRVIQAINGLALEFATAIGDGLLEAVYALPGRSRPENTLGPVVPVTPPPPDTLGPATVVLLSDGQSNRGTPPEDAAVVARQLRVKVYTVGLGSPEGTFLELGGRSIFVRLDEETLKEIAQVTGGTYQRVASTTELSRVYTRLGRVIGWERKPTEISGLTSIAVAALFVLTMGVSLFWMHRIV; from the coding sequence GTGACCTTTCTGTGGCCGCTGGCCCTCCTTCTCTACCTCCTGATCCCGGCGTTGGTGGCCTGGTACGTCTGGCTGCTCCGGCGGCCGTCGCGGGTCCGGGTTCGCTATTCCAGCCTCGACCTGGTGGTGCAAGCCGCGGCGGCCGGGAAGCCTTGGCGGCGTCATGTGCCGGCGGCCCTGTACCTCCTCACCCTCTGCGCGGTCATCTTCACCCTGGCGCGGCCGATGGCCCCCGTGCCGGTTCCCGACAACCGCACGGTCGTGATGCTGAGCGTTGACGTCAGCCGCAGCATGATGGCGACGGACGTGGTCCCGACACGCATCGAGGCCGCAAAGAAGGCCGCCGTGGAGTTTGTTCGGGCGCTCCCTCGCGGAACGAAGGTGGGGTTGGTATCGTTCAGCAGCTACGCGACCCTCGTGACCCCGCCGACCGACGATCATGACCGCGTGATCCAGGCGATCAACGGATTGGCCCTGGAGTTTGCGACGGCGATCGGCGACGGCCTCCTGGAAGCGGTGTACGCGCTTCCGGGCCGGTCGCGCCCCGAAAATACGCTCGGGCCGGTGGTGCCGGTCACGCCGCCCCCCCCGGATACCCTGGGGCCGGCGACGGTGGTGCTCTTGAGCGACGGGCAAAGCAACCGCGGGACGCCGCCCGAGGACGCCGCGGTCGTCGCGCGCCAGCTTCGGGTCAAGGTCTACACAGTAGGGCTGGGCTCGCCCGAGGGGACGTTCCTCGAGCTCGGCGGCCGCAGCATTTTTGTTCGCCTCGATGAGGAGACGCTGAAGGAGATCGCCCAGGTGACGGGGGGGACGTACCAGCGCGTCGCCTCCACGACAGAGCTCAGTCGGGTGTACACGCGGCTGGGGCGGGTGATCGGGTGGGAACGAAAGCCGACGGAGATCAGCGGGTTGACGTCGATCGCCGTGGCGGCGCTCTTCGTCCTCACCATGGGCGTGTCGCTGTTCTGGATGCACCGGATCGTGTGA
- a CDS encoding VWA domain-containing protein produces MEFTWPVMLWGLLLLPAFVGWYAIGVRRARTHAVIRFAEQPLFERLATSLPAVRRHISMGFYFLALALLLAAVSRPIMAIPLPVNKAVVLLAVDTSGSMMAPDLAPSRLEAAKVAARTFVDVFPQGPKIGLVSFSTYATLMIPPTADHEAVKQAIAGLKPQEATAIGDGIAVALKAIPGRIVDLPEAQAGPGPLGPAQPPAVQPSPAPVRPEDLPPAAIILISDGGQNAGSADPLKVALLAKQQRVKIYAIGLGTLGGSVFNYQGQMVFVPFNPALLQQIAAITDGRFFISGSAQELKQIYRELGRMIGWETRKTEVSSMVVGSAGLLLLVGGVISMLWTGRLP; encoded by the coding sequence GTGGAATTCACCTGGCCAGTAATGCTCTGGGGGCTCCTGTTGCTCCCGGCGTTTGTCGGCTGGTATGCGATCGGCGTGCGTAGGGCCCGCACGCATGCGGTGATCCGGTTCGCCGAGCAGCCGTTGTTCGAGCGCCTCGCCACCTCGCTGCCGGCGGTGCGCCGCCACATCAGCATGGGGTTCTATTTCCTGGCCCTCGCGCTGCTGCTGGCGGCGGTGAGCCGGCCGATCATGGCGATCCCGCTGCCGGTGAACAAGGCGGTCGTGTTGCTCGCGGTTGATACCAGCGGCAGCATGATGGCCCCCGACTTGGCGCCGAGCCGGCTGGAGGCGGCGAAGGTGGCTGCCCGGACGTTCGTCGACGTCTTCCCGCAAGGACCGAAGATCGGCCTGGTGTCGTTCAGCACGTACGCGACGTTGATGATCCCGCCGACTGCCGACCACGAAGCGGTGAAGCAGGCGATCGCGGGGCTGAAACCCCAGGAGGCCACGGCGATCGGCGATGGGATCGCGGTCGCGCTCAAGGCGATCCCCGGACGGATCGTGGACCTTCCGGAGGCGCAGGCGGGTCCGGGTCCGCTCGGGCCGGCCCAACCGCCCGCCGTCCAGCCGTCCCCCGCGCCCGTCCGTCCCGAGGATCTCCCGCCCGCCGCGATCATCCTGATCAGCGACGGCGGGCAGAACGCCGGGAGCGCCGATCCGCTGAAGGTCGCCCTGCTGGCCAAGCAGCAGAGGGTGAAGATCTACGCGATCGGCCTGGGGACCTTAGGCGGGAGCGTGTTCAACTACCAGGGACAGATGGTCTTTGTGCCGTTCAATCCCGCCCTCCTCCAGCAGATCGCCGCGATCACGGACGGGCGATTCTTCATATCGGGGTCGGCGCAGGAACTGAAACAGATCTACCGCGAACTCGGGCGCATGATCGGGTGGGAGACCCGCAAGACAGAGGTCTCCTCGATGGTCGTCGGGAGCGCGGGCCTCCTGCTGCTGGTGGGAGGCGTGATTTCGATGCTGTGGACGGGACGCCTCCCGTGA
- a CDS encoding DUF58 domain-containing protein, with protein sequence METPERILRRLEFKVVRRLDGYLFGDYTGVFYGPSLDLAEVRQYQPGDEVRRIDWNVTARMNQIFVRQYREEKELTAWLLVDLSPSMDFGTVQQFKRQVAVDFAGVAAYIISRHGDKVGAIGFPGRRGQLFVPPRTGRLQALRIVHALSSEPTVSGGGRTDLSVVLHQLGRVVRRRSLLFLISDFHSLVGWEGTLAELSKRHDVVAVRVEDPRERELPDVGGVYLQDPETGQQVWVDTSDRNVRDAYRQLVATRDAELAQMMRRAAVDLLSLSTGTSLVDPLLKFVTFRRRRRWNSPGQ encoded by the coding sequence ATGGAGACACCCGAGCGAATCTTGAGGCGCCTCGAGTTTAAGGTCGTCCGACGCCTCGACGGCTATCTGTTCGGCGACTACACGGGGGTGTTTTACGGCCCCAGCCTCGACCTGGCTGAGGTGCGTCAGTATCAGCCCGGGGACGAGGTGCGCCGGATCGACTGGAACGTCACCGCGCGCATGAACCAGATCTTCGTCCGCCAGTATCGGGAGGAGAAAGAGCTTACCGCCTGGCTACTCGTCGATCTGTCACCGTCGATGGACTTTGGCACCGTGCAGCAGTTCAAGCGCCAGGTCGCGGTGGACTTTGCCGGCGTGGCGGCGTACATCATCAGCCGCCACGGCGATAAGGTCGGCGCGATTGGGTTTCCCGGGCGCCGGGGGCAACTGTTTGTTCCCCCGCGGACGGGGCGGCTGCAGGCGCTTCGGATCGTGCACGCCCTCTCGTCCGAGCCGACGGTGTCGGGTGGAGGTCGGACCGATCTCAGCGTCGTGCTCCACCAGTTGGGCCGGGTGGTGCGGCGGCGCTCGCTGCTCTTCCTCATTTCAGACTTCCATTCCCTGGTGGGCTGGGAGGGGACGCTGGCCGAACTGAGCAAGCGGCACGACGTCGTTGCCGTCCGGGTCGAAGATCCCCGTGAACGAGAGCTGCCGGATGTTGGAGGCGTCTACCTGCAGGACCCGGAAACCGGGCAGCAGGTCTGGGTAGATACGTCCGACCGAAACGTGCGCGACGCGTACCGTCAGTTGGTCGCGACGCGGGATGCCGAGTTGGCTCAGATGATGCGGAGGGCGGCCGTCGATCTGCTGAGCCTGTCGACCGGCACCTCTCTGGTGGATCCGTTGTTGAAGTTCGTGACCTTTCGGAGGCGGCGTCGGTGGAATTCACCTGGCCAGTAA
- a CDS encoding AAA family ATPase has protein sequence MRVLRYPTETFGQAASTMRKVLYEIKKIIVGQDLMLERILVALLSRGHILIEGVPGLAKTLAIKTTADVLDCQFRRIQFTPDLVPADLIGTRIYNQKLGTFEVELGPVFANLVLADEINRAPAKVQSALLESMQERQVTIGKETFRLPDPFLVLATQNPIESEGTYPLPEAQVDRFMFKVVISYPSFHEEMTVVDRITEQSPSVSQIIRGDELLQLQKIAEAVYVDPRLHEYAVSLVTATRRPQEFGLGDLTKFIAYGSSPRGSLNLIIGAKALALLRGREYAMPEDVRDLAPEVLRHRFLLSYEALAHDITPEHLLQRVIEAVSVPKVHIGDPYGDTRANLEAPRV, from the coding sequence ATGCGGGTTCTGCGTTATCCGACCGAGACCTTCGGGCAGGCCGCGAGCACGATGCGGAAGGTCCTGTACGAAATCAAGAAGATCATCGTCGGGCAGGACCTGATGCTTGAGCGAATTTTGGTGGCGCTCCTCTCGCGCGGACACATCCTGATCGAGGGAGTGCCCGGGCTGGCCAAAACGCTCGCGATCAAGACCACGGCGGACGTCTTGGACTGTCAGTTCCGCCGCATCCAGTTCACCCCGGATCTCGTCCCTGCCGATCTCATCGGGACACGGATCTACAACCAAAAACTGGGAACCTTTGAGGTCGAACTGGGTCCCGTCTTCGCCAACCTGGTCCTCGCGGACGAGATCAACCGGGCGCCGGCCAAGGTGCAATCCGCCCTGCTCGAATCGATGCAGGAACGTCAGGTGACAATCGGCAAGGAAACGTTCCGGTTGCCGGATCCCTTTCTCGTTTTGGCGACCCAAAACCCGATCGAGAGCGAGGGGACCTATCCGCTCCCCGAGGCTCAGGTCGATCGGTTTATGTTCAAGGTCGTGATCTCATATCCGTCGTTCCACGAGGAAATGACCGTCGTGGACCGGATTACGGAGCAGTCCCCCTCGGTCTCCCAGATCATCCGCGGAGACGAACTGCTGCAGCTTCAGAAGATCGCTGAGGCGGTGTATGTCGACCCCAGGCTCCACGAGTACGCGGTGAGCCTCGTGACCGCCACCCGTCGCCCCCAGGAGTTTGGGCTCGGAGATCTGACGAAGTTCATCGCCTACGGCAGCAGCCCTCGGGGCTCCCTCAATTTGATCATCGGGGCGAAAGCCCTCGCCCTGCTCCGCGGACGGGAATATGCCATGCCGGAGGACGTGCGCGATCTCGCCCCGGAGGTTCTCCGCCACCGGTTCCTTCTGTCGTACGAAGCGCTCGCCCACGATATCACGCCGGAGCATTTGCTGCAGCGGGTCATTGAAGCCGTGTCAGTGCCAAAGGTCCACATTGGGGATCCGTATGGAGACACCCGAGCGAATCTTGAGGCGCCTCGAGTTTAA
- a CDS encoding PIG-L family deacetylase — protein MLSLLATVAGWGGYAPIAAAPGFSAPATSGIPVPVLSYHPTAHDSILVFGAHPDDETLGAGGMVHAATAVGARVRVVTFTNGDGYVEGVDVGFRTLFSTPRQFIEYGKRRQREALAAAAHLGLPPARVTFLGYPDRGLPVLWGSAWDCGRPYTSPYTRRNRSPYPLGYRAEAGYCGENVLGDVENLLRQERPSIIVMHTPADTHRDHWAAAAFVVTAIQRYSFEDPAWAKRVHVWTYLVHHAMWPAPEAYAPDLFLNPPRDLVGTETAWAQFPLGPGDENAKRAAIREYSSQVELLRTYMLSFVRRNELFAPPPEVWPLRLHGDGLSLSVPEGWDRVPAAIRGPAGGSFLHAAEGSVKLESVAFAEDAAHLYVVLRLRHRAIREAQYRLEFRLFYRDGHLGRLPLLFQVPQSLTARHTLPADLALPVGAGARSVGPGIYVVLPLAPLGDPVSALFQAATVGPLKALVDRSPWTLVHLDQAGHPAGNSPVLPPVWLRSEDLTGIRGH, from the coding sequence GTGCTGTCATTGCTCGCCACCGTGGCCGGGTGGGGGGGGTATGCACCGATCGCGGCGGCCCCCGGGTTCTCCGCGCCCGCGACCTCCGGGATCCCCGTTCCAGTGCTCTCGTACCATCCGACGGCCCACGATTCGATCCTGGTGTTCGGCGCACACCCGGACGACGAGACCCTTGGGGCGGGGGGCATGGTCCATGCCGCGACCGCCGTTGGGGCTCGGGTACGGGTCGTTACGTTCACCAACGGGGATGGCTACGTCGAAGGGGTCGACGTGGGGTTCCGCACACTGTTCAGCACTCCCCGGCAGTTCATCGAGTATGGGAAGCGCAGACAGCGGGAGGCCCTCGCCGCCGCGGCGCATCTGGGGTTGCCTCCCGCGCGGGTCACCTTCCTCGGGTACCCGGATCGGGGACTCCCCGTGCTGTGGGGGTCCGCCTGGGACTGTGGTCGTCCCTACACCTCACCGTACACCCGACGAAACCGGTCGCCGTATCCTCTCGGATACCGGGCCGAAGCCGGCTACTGCGGAGAGAACGTTCTCGGTGACGTGGAAAACCTGCTCCGGCAGGAGCGCCCCAGCATCATCGTGATGCACACCCCCGCCGATACCCACCGCGATCACTGGGCGGCGGCGGCCTTTGTCGTCACCGCGATCCAACGGTACTCCTTCGAAGACCCTGCGTGGGCGAAGAGGGTGCACGTGTGGACGTATCTCGTTCATCACGCGATGTGGCCCGCTCCCGAGGCGTATGCGCCGGATCTCTTCCTCAATCCGCCGAGGGACCTCGTGGGAACCGAAACGGCCTGGGCGCAGTTTCCCCTGGGGCCAGGCGACGAGAACGCGAAGCGGGCGGCGATCCGCGAATATTCCAGCCAGGTGGAATTGCTCCGCACGTATATGCTGAGCTTCGTGCGCCGCAACGAGCTCTTCGCCCCCCCGCCTGAGGTCTGGCCGTTGCGGCTGCACGGAGACGGGTTGTCGCTCTCGGTCCCCGAGGGGTGGGACCGCGTCCCGGCCGCGATCCGCGGGCCCGCGGGGGGGTCCTTCCTCCACGCCGCAGAGGGCAGCGTCAAACTGGAGTCGGTGGCCTTCGCCGAGGACGCGGCGCATCTCTACGTTGTCCTCCGGCTGAGGCATCGGGCGATTCGGGAGGCCCAGTACCGGTTGGAGTTCCGGTTGTTTTATCGCGACGGGCATTTGGGGCGGCTGCCGCTCCTGTTCCAGGTGCCGCAGTCCCTGACCGCCCGGCACACCCTGCCCGCCGACCTCGCGCTCCCGGTCGGCGCCGGGGCCCGGAGCGTCGGCCCGGGGATCTACGTGGTGCTCCCCTTGGCACCGCTCGGCGATCCGGTGAGCGCATTATTCCAAGCCGCGACCGTGGGGCCGCTCAAGGCGCTGGTCGACCGCAGCCCCTGGACGTTGGTGCATCTCGATCAGGCGGGGCACCCGGCTGGGAATTCGCCCGTCCTCCCCCCGGTTTGGCTCCGTAGTGAGGATTTAACGGGGATTCGCGGACACTAA
- a CDS encoding stalk domain-containing protein: MRRIRQARLLAMMLALLMGPGMVVGVYAQTSAPAVKVLVDGGPVAFDVPPMIASGRVLVPLRGVFQRLGAEVFWDSGTQTVTAGRGDTIITLRIGNTQAQINGQPTPMDVPAMLVGGRTLVPLRFISQALGAEVSWDETSATVKITSQAASTLPPSQTYPPAPQPQPAPASTAVTGTVVAVNAPAGQIQVQVDQNLYTYKVTSVTSISRVNAVDNRGGSVALDALRPGDEVQAIVDPSGTAQSVRATFKEVSGKVIATTDAGVVVLENGDTYRLNRSAQVAQGGTAVTPSALRPGDEVRMRVNPQTNEIWAVTISKGAAPPAGITSVTTTPSGRTLNAGDVLEVVASGSQQGHATFSIGTLRSGIPMVESTSERGTYYGSYTVQPGDRMQGAEVVVRLTAPDGQVFTATAQNRVQINAGLPAPAAVVVPMIVSPADGASIGSPFTVSGRAAPGSRIKITADYNGAVLLFKVDGSLGNQTVTADQNGNWSAEFTEKPPVYGLTVVITAAAVADDGRVISPVAKVTATLS; this comes from the coding sequence ATGCGACGTATCCGGCAGGCAAGACTTTTGGCGATGATGCTGGCTCTGCTGATGGGTCCGGGGATGGTGGTTGGCGTCTACGCGCAGACCTCCGCGCCCGCGGTAAAGGTGCTGGTCGATGGGGGCCCTGTCGCGTTCGACGTCCCACCGATGATCGCCTCGGGGCGCGTCCTTGTGCCGTTGCGGGGGGTGTTCCAGCGTCTCGGTGCTGAGGTGTTTTGGGATTCGGGCACACAGACCGTGACGGCCGGCCGGGGGGACACGATCATCACCCTGCGCATCGGGAACACCCAGGCGCAGATCAACGGACAGCCCACCCCCATGGACGTGCCGGCGATGCTGGTCGGTGGCCGGACGTTGGTCCCGCTGAGGTTCATTAGTCAGGCCCTGGGCGCAGAGGTCTCGTGGGACGAGACGAGCGCGACGGTCAAAATCACAAGCCAGGCGGCGTCGACCCTGCCGCCCTCGCAAACCTACCCGCCCGCCCCTCAGCCGCAGCCGGCGCCGGCGTCGACCGCGGTCACGGGCACGGTGGTGGCGGTGAACGCACCGGCCGGCCAGATTCAGGTTCAGGTGGACCAGAACCTCTACACCTACAAAGTGACCTCGGTCACCTCGATCAGTCGGGTGAACGCGGTCGACAATCGGGGAGGTTCGGTGGCGTTGGACGCGCTTCGCCCCGGGGATGAGGTCCAGGCGATCGTCGACCCCAGCGGAACCGCCCAATCCGTCCGGGCGACGTTTAAAGAGGTCTCGGGGAAGGTGATCGCCACGACCGACGCCGGCGTGGTCGTCCTCGAGAACGGCGACACGTATCGGCTCAACCGTTCCGCCCAGGTCGCCCAGGGCGGCACGGCCGTGACCCCCAGCGCGCTTCGGCCGGGCGATGAAGTGCGGATGCGGGTCAACCCGCAGACGAACGAGATCTGGGCCGTCACCATCAGTAAAGGGGCTGCCCCTCCTGCGGGAATTACCTCGGTCACGACGACGCCCTCCGGCCGCACCCTCAACGCGGGGGACGTGCTGGAGGTGGTGGCTTCCGGGAGCCAGCAGGGGCATGCGACGTTTTCCATCGGCACCCTCCGCTCGGGGATCCCCATGGTGGAATCCACATCTGAGCGCGGGACCTACTACGGGAGCTATACGGTACAGCCGGGAGATCGGATGCAAGGAGCGGAGGTGGTCGTCCGCCTGACGGCGCCGGACGGCCAGGTGTTTACCGCAACGGCCCAGAACCGCGTGCAGATCAACGCGGGCCTTCCCGCTCCCGCGGCCGTCGTCGTCCCGATGATCGTCAGTCCGGCGGACGGAGCGTCGATTGGATCCCCGTTCACGGTGAGCGGACGAGCCGCGCCGGGAAGCCGCATCAAGATCACCGCCGACTACAACGGGGCGGTGCTGCTCTTCAAGGTCGACGGCTCGCTCGGGAATCAAACCGTGACGGCGGACCAGAACGGCAACTGGTCGGCCGAGTTTACGGAAAAACCTCCCGTGTACGGGTTGACGGTCGTTATCACCGCGGCGGCCGTCGCCGACGATGGACGGGTGATCTCGCCGGTGGCCAAGGTAACGGCGACTTTGTCGTAA
- a CDS encoding ribonuclease H-like domain-containing protein: MAKPPIAIDIETVGQDWGTLAPEVQAYLLDTAKGETQRDEIPERLGLHPGTGNIVAVGLWYPDEDRGAILLEGSAQDWTDFPPHAKLFQDREDALLREFWRIISDAAGTIVTFYGRSFDAPYLMLRSAILGVVPTRNLLPYRYSFQDHCDLAEVLSFRDSRRPGGNLDFWCRQFGIDSPKAEMDGRDVAGLYRERKYEEIARYCLGDARATARLYLRLRPIIRLMDQERS; encoded by the coding sequence ATGGCCAAACCCCCAATAGCGATCGACATCGAGACGGTGGGCCAGGATTGGGGCACGTTGGCTCCCGAGGTCCAGGCCTACCTCCTCGATACGGCGAAGGGGGAGACCCAGCGCGATGAGATACCGGAAAGGTTAGGGCTGCACCCGGGCACGGGGAACATCGTCGCCGTCGGCCTCTGGTACCCTGACGAGGACCGCGGGGCCATCCTCCTCGAAGGAAGCGCGCAGGACTGGACAGACTTCCCTCCCCATGCCAAGCTCTTTCAAGATCGGGAAGACGCCCTGCTGCGGGAGTTTTGGCGGATCATCAGCGACGCGGCCGGAACCATCGTGACTTTCTACGGCCGGTCCTTCGATGCGCCGTACCTGATGCTGCGCTCGGCGATCTTGGGGGTGGTACCCACTCGGAACCTGCTGCCCTACCGCTACAGTTTCCAGGACCATTGCGACCTGGCGGAGGTGCTGAGCTTTAGGGACTCCCGGCGTCCTGGCGGGAACCTTGACTTCTGGTGCCGCCAATTTGGCATCGATTCGCCGAAGGCGGAAATGGACGGCCGTGACGTCGCGGGCCTCTACCGGGAGCGGAAGTATGAGGAGATTGCCCGGTATTGTCTGGGCGACGCCCGGGCCACCGCCCGGCTCTACCTCCGCCTCCGTCCGATCATCCGGCTGATGGACCAAGAACGGTCCTGA
- a CDS encoding phenylacetate--CoA ligase family protein translates to MTRSDSLHSPAEGDPPDARQARQLRRLGLALAETSAAGARDAAERAGLLDGVPTIDLLQRVPLLRKEALPAYQAGAPPLAGWGAWERVRKLFASPGPIYEPEGAGPDPWGCAPAMHAAGFRAGDVVLNSFSYHMSPAGSIMEGGALALGAIVIPGGVGNTELQCRAAAHLRATGYVGTPSFLAILLEKAGDLAIDLCLEVALVSAEPLPESLRLHFASRGVRAQQAYATADAGVIAYECPFAEGLHLADRCIVELVDPETGAGRTGGTGRDRRHPARSYLSAAAPCDGGSFGAGPRACRCGRTAPRLHGILGRTGDAVKVRGLFVHPSALRSAMARHPEAHRYQFVVRRDGNLDELVARVEAERPDATLAERVAAAVKDVTRLRVVMELVAPGTLADARPVLVDERHWS, encoded by the coding sequence ATGACGCGCTCTGATTCGCTCCACTCTCCGGCGGAAGGCGACCCTCCTGACGCTCGCCAGGCTCGGCAATTGCGGCGGTTGGGCCTGGCGCTGGCGGAGACGTCGGCGGCGGGCGCCCGCGATGCGGCCGAACGGGCGGGGTTGCTTGACGGCGTCCCCACGATCGACCTCCTGCAACGGGTGCCCCTCCTGCGCAAAGAGGCGCTGCCCGCCTACCAGGCCGGTGCGCCGCCGCTTGCCGGTTGGGGAGCGTGGGAACGGGTGCGCAAGCTCTTCGCCTCCCCGGGACCGATCTACGAACCCGAGGGCGCTGGACCGGACCCCTGGGGTTGTGCACCGGCCATGCACGCGGCTGGATTCCGGGCGGGCGACGTTGTGCTGAACTCGTTCTCCTATCATATGAGCCCCGCCGGCTCGATCATGGAAGGAGGGGCGCTCGCGCTGGGCGCGATCGTCATCCCGGGCGGTGTCGGGAATACGGAACTGCAGTGTCGGGCCGCGGCTCACCTGCGCGCCACGGGATATGTGGGCACGCCGAGCTTTCTGGCGATACTGCTCGAAAAGGCCGGTGACCTTGCGATCGACCTCTGCTTGGAGGTGGCGCTTGTCTCCGCGGAGCCGCTTCCGGAGTCCCTGCGCCTGCACTTCGCCTCCCGCGGCGTGCGCGCGCAGCAGGCGTACGCAACGGCCGACGCCGGGGTCATCGCGTATGAGTGTCCCTTCGCCGAAGGGCTTCACCTTGCGGACCGGTGCATCGTGGAACTCGTCGATCCCGAGACCGGCGCCGGCCGGACCGGAGGAACCGGGCGAGATCGTCGTCACCCTGCTCGATCCTACCTATCCGCTGCTGCGCCTTGCGACGGGGGATCTTTCGGTGCTGGTCCGCGCGCCTGCCGGTGTGGCCGGACGGCGCCGCGTCTGCACGGGATTCTTGGGCGGACCGGCGACGCGGTCAAGGTGCGCGGGCTCTTCGTGCATCCGTCCGCGCTGCGGTCGGCGATGGCCCGCCATCCCGAGGCACACCGCTACCAGTTTGTTGTCCGCCGGGATGGCAACCTAGACGAGCTCGTTGCTCGCGTGGAGGCGGAACGACCCGATGCGACGCTCGCCGAGAGGGTGGCGGCCGCCGTCAAGGACGTGACGCGCCTTCGGGTAGTGATGGAGTTAGTCGCGCCGGGGACTCTGGCGGACGCGCGGCCCGTGCTCGTCGACGAGCGCCATTGGTCCTAG
- a CDS encoding beta-galactosidase — MFNGASNSLIRIAALCLTVLLSYAGAIPAHSAAMGSPPQGLYVYSYPAFVQNGTWEKALTVNGFNGGAVVMTWAEIEPSRGVYDFSEFDRRIKLVRSHGLSIELGILAGGNAPGWIYQASSKDQSAKKLNFVFSHHQGQGHLINVTLAPPWDPTYQAAFADMLDHVAQHLRSIDVLKYVSVAKLTGVNTDTDEARLPAETPRETGNPGVSDAIATWRSVGYRPALVVQAVRGVATAWTRAFPDTWLALPIIPEGSFPPIGENGGAQSGGRAKTAIRKINADIVGAAESVSRGHFLLQMDWLIAGKPVRPLVMELAKRFMVPVAWQTNFYLGGEGKGAACGGEFGNATRCTDASFLSLLEAGIHPEGGSGPNEKGAFVEVFPPDAIQFAGAITRAHDEWAR; from the coding sequence ATGTTCAACGGAGCGTCGAACTCGCTCATTCGAATTGCGGCGCTATGCCTGACGGTGCTTCTTTCATATGCTGGCGCGATCCCAGCCCACAGCGCCGCCATGGGGTCGCCGCCCCAGGGTCTCTATGTCTACTCGTACCCGGCCTTCGTCCAGAACGGCACATGGGAGAAGGCGCTTACCGTCAACGGGTTCAATGGCGGCGCCGTCGTCATGACGTGGGCGGAGATCGAACCTTCCAGGGGTGTGTATGATTTTTCAGAGTTTGACCGCAGGATCAAGCTCGTGCGCTCGCATGGTCTGTCGATCGAACTCGGTATCCTCGCAGGGGGGAACGCGCCGGGTTGGATCTACCAGGCGTCGTCCAAGGACCAAAGTGCCAAGAAGCTCAACTTTGTTTTTTCGCATCATCAGGGCCAGGGACACCTCATCAACGTGACCCTTGCGCCGCCCTGGGACCCCACGTATCAGGCCGCTTTTGCCGATATGCTTGATCATGTCGCGCAGCACCTGCGTTCGATCGATGTTCTGAAGTACGTCTCTGTCGCAAAGCTCACGGGAGTCAACACGGACACCGATGAGGCCCGTCTGCCTGCCGAAACGCCTCGAGAGACCGGAAACCCGGGCGTCTCGGACGCAATCGCCACTTGGAGGAGCGTTGGGTACCGGCCTGCGCTCGTTGTTCAAGCCGTGCGAGGCGTTGCGACGGCGTGGACGCGAGCCTTCCCAGACACTTGGTTGGCGCTCCCCATCATACCCGAGGGCTCGTTTCCGCCGATCGGGGAAAATGGGGGGGCCCAGAGTGGAGGTCGGGCAAAGACTGCCATTCGCAAAATAAACGCCGATATTGTCGGCGCGGCGGAAAGCGTATCCCGTGGCCATTTTCTACTTCAGATGGACTGGCTGATAGCCGGTAAACCTGTTCGGCCGTTGGTGATGGAACTGGCAAAACGGTTCATGGTACCGGTTGCGTGGCAGACGAACTTCTACCTGGGTGGCGAGGGGAAAGGCGCCGCCTGCGGCGGGGAGTTTGGGAATGCGACTCGCTGTACCGACGCCTCATTCCTGAGCCTGCTCGAGGCCGGCATACACCCCGAGGGCGGATCCGGCCCCAATGAAAAGGGCGCGTTCGTTGAAGTGTTCCCGCCGGATGCGATCCAATTCGCAGGGGCGATCACGCGGGCGCACGACGAGTGGGCTCGCTAG